From Neobacillus sp. PS2-9, the proteins below share one genomic window:
- a CDS encoding Bcr/CflA family multidrug efflux MFS transporter, producing MNKPSGKKRIQLALLLGSLGLLGPFTIDTYLPSFPTIVKDYHTTASLVQISLTSCLLGLGLGQLIIGPMSDVKGRRKPLIFFIILYLLASLTCAIAPNIYFLIISRLVQGFAAAGGLVISRAIVRDLFSGRELTKFFTMMVLVGNLGPIVAPIAGGGILAFTNWHGVFVALACLGAVLLFTVSLKLEETLPVENRVPSNLPQILKNFGSLFRDRTFLGYALTQGFTTAGIFAYVSGIPFVYQNIYGVTPQQFSFLFGVNGLALIIGSQLVGRLADIIPERTFLKIGLAISNLAGASLLIALYLKAPLLAVAIPIFFFVGSISIIGTTCFALAIETQGHIAGSASALLGVLPFVLGSISAPLVGIAGPNTGIPMGVIIFCASFLAFLSYFGLVRKGGIQAVKTTKTSIKLSKQK from the coding sequence TTGAATAAACCGAGTGGAAAGAAACGAATACAGCTGGCATTACTTCTAGGATCACTTGGACTATTAGGACCTTTTACAATTGATACGTATTTGCCGTCCTTTCCAACGATTGTAAAAGATTATCACACCACTGCCTCATTGGTGCAAATTAGTTTAACTTCATGCTTATTAGGTCTTGGTTTGGGGCAATTGATCATTGGTCCCATGAGTGATGTGAAAGGCCGTCGAAAACCTTTGATCTTCTTTATCATCTTGTATCTACTTGCATCGCTGACATGTGCGATTGCACCAAATATCTATTTCCTTATTATATCCCGTCTAGTCCAGGGCTTTGCTGCAGCAGGTGGACTTGTGATTTCAAGAGCGATTGTCAGAGATCTTTTTAGTGGAAGGGAACTGACCAAGTTTTTTACGATGATGGTGTTAGTGGGGAACCTCGGACCAATCGTTGCACCCATTGCTGGTGGGGGAATTCTTGCTTTTACCAATTGGCATGGGGTTTTTGTTGCTTTGGCTTGTTTAGGTGCGGTGTTGCTTTTCACTGTTTCATTAAAATTAGAAGAAACTCTGCCAGTAGAAAATCGTGTTCCTAGCAATTTACCACAAATTCTGAAGAACTTTGGTTCATTATTCAGAGATCGAACATTCTTAGGATACGCACTAACTCAAGGTTTTACTACTGCTGGAATCTTTGCCTATGTATCTGGGATTCCGTTTGTCTATCAAAATATTTATGGAGTCACACCCCAACAATTTAGTTTTTTATTTGGAGTAAATGGATTAGCTCTAATTATTGGAAGTCAGTTGGTTGGCCGTTTGGCAGACATCATTCCGGAGCGGACTTTCTTAAAGATAGGGTTAGCGATTTCTAACTTAGCGGGTGCTTCATTATTAATCGCTCTGTATTTAAAAGCACCGCTTCTCGCTGTCGCCATTCCGATTTTCTTTTTTGTAGGATCTATCAGTATTATTGGAACTACGTGTTTTGCTTTAGCGATTGAAACGCAAGGCCATATTGCGGGTAGTGCCTCTGCCTTATTAGGAGTTTTACCTTTTGTCCTTGGTTCCATATCAGCTCCTCTTGTGGGAATAGCAGGGCCGAATACAGGCATTCCAATGGGTGTCATCATCTTCTGCGCTAGTTTTCTGGCATTCCTATCCTATTTTGGGTTAGTACGAAAAGGTGGGATACAGGCGGTAAAAACTACTAAAACATCTATTAAGTTATCTAAACAAAAATAA
- a CDS encoding cupin domain-containing protein: protein MENIDIGKKVEKYRKAKGLSNRELATIAEITPSMLSQIERGLANPSIQTLKVLAKALDVPTFSFLLEEANTADLVVRSNERKKMIVDGLSYELLSPDFSGSLATAIMNLPPNSVSSEKLLAHKGEEVAFVLEGKLKVYLEDEQYILEPGDSVKIPAHMKHKWENHFNEKASILFSATPPAF from the coding sequence ATGGAAAATATAGATATTGGTAAAAAAGTGGAGAAATACAGAAAAGCCAAAGGTTTGAGCAATAGAGAACTAGCCACGATAGCTGAAATAACACCATCCATGTTAAGTCAAATTGAAAGAGGGTTAGCCAATCCTTCCATTCAAACTCTAAAGGTTTTAGCTAAGGCGCTTGATGTTCCTACTTTTAGTTTTTTATTAGAAGAGGCAAATACAGCTGATTTAGTTGTAAGGTCAAATGAGCGAAAAAAAATGATTGTAGATGGACTTTCATATGAATTATTGTCACCTGATTTTTCAGGATCGCTGGCAACCGCAATTATGAATCTTCCTCCGAATTCAGTTTCATCTGAGAAACTTCTGGCACACAAGGGAGAAGAGGTTGCTTTTGTACTGGAAGGAAAACTAAAGGTGTATTTAGAGGATGAACAATACATATTAGAGCCTGGGGATAGTGTAAAGATACCCGCACATATGAAACATAAATGGGAAAATCATTTTAATGAAAAAGCATCAATCCTTTTTTCGGCCACTCCACCGGCTTTTTAA
- a CDS encoding TIGR02206 family membrane protein, which yields MFSVTGMQGFELFSSVHIWTLVAFFVACGVLVYFRNKRKMYQQIIKWTLFLLLPACEISSHLWLILTDQWDVSDLPLQLCSLSTFLAMYLFLKKNHKMFYLLYFFGTLPPFLAMVTPEMVYTFPHFRYIEYFLHHSILPLAALYFILYEGYRVPRKAILFSYVTANIIAVPIFILNKLIDTNFFYLAAPTESETILTLFGTGIMYYINLEIAALIVFGITYIPMEILIRVEKKNKKVKEAG from the coding sequence ATGTTTTCTGTGACAGGAATGCAGGGATTTGAGTTATTTTCTTCTGTTCATATCTGGACATTAGTGGCATTCTTTGTAGCCTGTGGTGTTTTAGTGTATTTCAGAAACAAACGTAAGATGTATCAGCAGATTATTAAATGGACACTGTTTCTTCTTTTACCAGCCTGTGAGATTTCCTCGCATCTATGGCTAATTTTAACCGATCAATGGGATGTGAGTGATCTTCCCTTACAGCTGTGTTCACTTAGTACCTTTTTAGCAATGTATTTATTTTTGAAAAAGAATCATAAAATGTTTTATTTGTTATATTTTTTCGGTACACTTCCTCCATTTTTAGCAATGGTTACACCAGAAATGGTCTACACATTCCCACATTTTCGCTATATCGAGTATTTCCTTCACCATTCCATTCTTCCGTTAGCCGCATTGTATTTTATCCTATATGAAGGTTACAGGGTTCCAAGGAAAGCTATCTTGTTTAGTTATGTAACCGCTAATATTATTGCCGTTCCCATATTTATCTTGAATAAGCTGATTGACACGAACTTTTTCTACCTGGCTGCTCCAACAGAATCAGAAACCATTCTCACATTATTTGGAACTGGGATTATGTATTATATAAATCTAGAGATTGCTGCACTGATTGTATTTGGGATTACCTATATACCAATGGAAATTTTAATAAGGGTAGAAAAGAAAAACAAAAAGGTGAAGGAAGCGGGTTAA
- a CDS encoding hydrolase, protein MDEKHSYYINIQSHEIFTEPNGAEWDFKINATESQIAVLERLFDKTDETDWESYIRAHIPFLEYHHQPENKEYDIRMMVIYSLLYYLGDEKTRAHIQDMGILNSELENEQAILGYREF, encoded by the coding sequence ATGGATGAAAAACACAGCTATTATATAAACATACAATCTCACGAGATTTTTACTGAACCTAATGGAGCGGAATGGGATTTTAAGATTAACGCAACGGAAAGCCAAATTGCTGTCCTGGAACGGCTATTTGATAAAACTGATGAAACCGATTGGGAAAGTTATATTCGGGCACATATTCCATTTCTTGAATATCATCATCAACCTGAAAATAAAGAATATGACATACGAATGATGGTGATTTATTCTTTACTCTATTATTTGGGAGATGAAAAAACTCGTGCACATATTCAAGACATGGGAATTTTAAATAGTGAATTAGAAAACGAACAGGCAATACTGGGGTACCGGGAGTTTTGA
- the ppsA gene encoding phosphoenolpyruvate synthase, protein MGSLALGFQEIEKTQLLLVGGKGLNLGKLSKIQGIHVPEGFCVTTAGYQKAIEHNETFQALLNQLTMLKVEDRDQIGEISRKIRQMIMEAEIPSDVVKSVADYLSKYGDEHAYAVRSSATAEDLPYASFAGQQDTYLNIIGKEAILQHIRKCWASLYTDRAVIYRMQNGFDHRKVNISVIVQRMVFPQASGILFTADPITSNRKLLSIDASFGLGEALVSGLVSADCYKVQEQKIVDKMIATKKLAIYARKEGGTATVPIEPDQQKSQTLTDEQILQLAHIGRQIEAYFGCPQDIEWCLVDETFYIVQSRPITTLFPIPEANDHENHVYVSVGHQQMMTDPMKPLGLSFFLLTTPAPMRKAGGRLFVDVTGQLASTVSRNNLLTVMGQHEPLIKDALMTVVERGDFIKTLPDDKQAPSPNRNNPDMMTQFDNDPSIVTDLIKTSQTSVEELKQNIQTKSGSQVFEFILEDLKELKKILFNPQSSAIIRVAMNASLWINEKMNEWLGEKNAADTLSQSVPNNITSEMGLALMDVADVIRPYPEVIDYLQDVKDENFLEKIVKFEGGEKVRDALITFLDKYGMRCAGEIDITRTRWCEKPITLIPVILVNIKNFEPNASRRKFEEGLQEALKREQELLNRLKQLPDGKQKAKETQRMISIIRNFSGFREYPKYGMINRYFVYKQALLKEAEKLVQECVIHEKEDIYYLTFEELGEVVRTNKLDYQIISKRKDEYKLYEKLTPPRVITSDGEIIAGEYKRENLPAEAIIGLPVSSGVIEGRARVILNMEDADLEDGDILVTPFTDPSWTPLFVSIKGLVTEVGGLMTHGAVIAREYGLPAVVGVENATKLIKDGQRIRVHGTEGFIEIL, encoded by the coding sequence GAACACAACGAAACGTTTCAAGCATTGTTAAATCAACTAACCATGTTGAAAGTAGAGGATCGTGATCAAATTGGTGAAATCAGCAGGAAGATTCGGCAAATGATTATGGAAGCTGAAATTCCGTCTGATGTTGTGAAATCAGTTGCTGACTATCTCTCCAAGTATGGCGATGAACATGCTTATGCTGTGCGTTCTAGTGCAACTGCTGAAGATTTACCATATGCCTCTTTTGCTGGTCAACAAGACACCTATTTAAATATCATCGGAAAAGAAGCCATCTTGCAGCATATCAGAAAATGTTGGGCTTCTTTATATACGGATCGTGCTGTGATTTATCGCATGCAAAACGGATTTGATCATCGCAAGGTAAATATATCCGTTATCGTTCAAAGGATGGTTTTTCCACAAGCATCAGGGATTTTATTTACCGCTGATCCGATTACCTCTAACCGAAAGTTGCTATCAATCGATGCCAGTTTTGGGCTTGGAGAAGCACTGGTCTCTGGCTTGGTATCTGCCGATTGTTACAAAGTACAGGAACAGAAAATTGTCGATAAGATGATAGCCACAAAAAAATTGGCTATCTATGCACGAAAAGAAGGCGGAACAGCGACCGTGCCGATCGAGCCTGATCAGCAAAAGTCCCAAACACTTACTGATGAACAAATTTTACAATTGGCACACATCGGAAGACAGATTGAAGCCTATTTTGGTTGCCCTCAAGATATCGAATGGTGTTTGGTTGACGAGACATTTTATATTGTACAGAGTCGTCCTATCACGACTCTTTTCCCTATCCCTGAAGCGAATGATCATGAAAACCATGTCTATGTATCTGTCGGCCATCAACAAATGATGACAGACCCCATGAAACCATTGGGATTGTCATTTTTCTTGTTAACAACTCCTGCACCAATGCGTAAAGCTGGTGGAAGGTTGTTTGTTGATGTCACAGGACAACTCGCTTCAACTGTTAGTCGAAACAATCTATTAACCGTTATGGGGCAACACGAACCGCTCATTAAAGACGCTCTCATGACCGTAGTCGAGCGAGGAGATTTTATAAAAACGTTGCCAGACGATAAACAAGCACCAAGTCCTAATAGAAACAATCCAGATATGATGACACAATTCGATAATGATCCGTCCATCGTAACGGATTTAATCAAGACTAGTCAAACATCCGTAGAAGAGTTAAAACAAAACATTCAAACGAAATCAGGTTCACAAGTTTTTGAATTTATTTTAGAAGATCTTAAGGAATTAAAGAAGATTTTATTTAACCCACAAAGTTCGGCTATCATTAGGGTAGCGATGAATGCTTCATTATGGATCAATGAAAAAATGAACGAGTGGTTAGGTGAAAAAAACGCAGCAGACACACTTTCTCAATCGGTACCAAACAATATTACTTCAGAAATGGGTCTAGCGTTAATGGATGTCGCAGATGTGATTCGTCCTTATCCAGAAGTCATTGATTATTTACAAGATGTAAAAGATGAAAACTTTTTGGAGAAAATCGTGAAGTTTGAAGGTGGAGAAAAAGTGCGAGATGCACTAATCACTTTTCTCGATAAATATGGAATGAGATGTGCCGGAGAAATTGATATTACGAGAACCCGTTGGTGCGAGAAACCAATTACACTAATCCCCGTGATTCTTGTTAATATCAAAAACTTTGAGCCGAATGCCAGCCGCCGGAAATTTGAAGAAGGCCTGCAGGAAGCCTTGAAAAGAGAACAAGAGTTATTAAATCGCTTGAAGCAATTGCCGGATGGGAAACAAAAAGCCAAAGAGACACAACGAATGATTAGCATCATTCGGAATTTCAGCGGGTTTAGGGAATATCCAAAATACGGCATGATCAATCGCTACTTTGTTTATAAGCAGGCATTACTGAAAGAAGCCGAAAAACTCGTACAAGAGTGCGTTATTCATGAAAAAGAAGATATATATTATCTCACTTTTGAAGAACTTGGCGAAGTCGTACGCACAAATAAACTAGATTATCAGATCATCAGCAAACGAAAAGACGAGTACAAATTATATGAAAAACTAACTCCCCCTCGTGTGATTACGTCCGATGGTGAAATCATTGCAGGTGAATACAAACGAGAAAATCTCCCAGCCGAAGCAATTATAGGTCTTCCTGTTTCTTCCGGAGTGATAGAGGGTCGCGCGCGTGTCATCTTAAACATGGAAGATGCTGATCTAGAAGATGGAGATATATTAGTCACCCCCTTCACTGACCCTAGCTGGACACCATTGTTTGTATCCATTAAAGGCTTAGTCACCGAAGTTGGCGGACTGATGACCCATGGAGCAGTTATCGCACGTGAATATGGCCTACCTGCGGTTGTTGGAGTGGAAAATGCGACTAAACTGATAAAAGACGGGCAACGAATTCGAGTGCATGGAACAGAAGGGTTTATCGAAATATTGTAA